In Desulfovibrio sp. UIB00, the following are encoded in one genomic region:
- a CDS encoding nine-heme cytochrome c, protein MRNGTSLLLLAALALAGAACLTALGAGSATAAALEPTDSGAPSAIVMFPVSAKPNPKGAAMKPAVFNHLAHEKKIANCETCHHTGDPVACSTCHTTEGKAEGNFVTLDRAMHATNIAKRAKGNTPVSCVSCHEQQTKERRECAGCHAIVTPKRDQAWCATCHNVTSSMTPEQMQQGIKGKLPPDQNEALAAETVLNHKTVQPLTAMQGPYKVSIDALADKYEPSNFTHRRHVASLMERIKGDKLAEAFHNKPETLCATCHHRSPLSATPPKCGSCHTKEIDPANPNRPSLKAAYHLQCMGCHQGMNVGRPKNTDCTTCHKARP, encoded by the coding sequence ATGAGGAACGGCACATCACTGCTTTTGCTGGCGGCTCTGGCCCTGGCGGGCGCGGCGTGTCTGACGGCGCTCGGAGCTGGATCGGCCACGGCCGCAGCTTTGGAGCCGACAGACAGCGGCGCGCCGTCGGCCATTGTCATGTTTCCGGTAAGCGCCAAGCCCAATCCCAAGGGCGCGGCCATGAAACCTGCGGTTTTCAATCACCTCGCTCACGAGAAAAAGATTGCCAACTGCGAAACATGCCACCACACCGGCGATCCTGTGGCCTGTAGCACCTGCCACACTACGGAAGGCAAGGCGGAAGGCAATTTCGTGACGCTTGACCGCGCCATGCATGCCACCAATATCGCCAAACGCGCCAAGGGCAACACCCCTGTGAGCTGCGTGAGCTGTCATGAACAGCAAACCAAAGAACGGCGCGAATGCGCGGGCTGCCACGCCATCGTGACGCCCAAGCGCGACCAGGCATGGTGCGCCACCTGCCACAATGTTACGTCTTCCATGACGCCGGAGCAGATGCAGCAGGGCATCAAGGGCAAGCTGCCCCCGGACCAGAACGAAGCCCTGGCCGCTGAAACAGTGCTGAATCACAAGACCGTGCAGCCCCTTACCGCCATGCAGGGCCCCTACAAGGTGAGCATTGATGCGCTGGCCGACAAGTACGAGCCCAGCAACTTCACGCACCGCCGCCATGTGGCCTCCCTTATGGAACGCATCAAGGGCGACAAGCTGGCCGAAGCTTTCCACAACAAGCCCGAGACTCTGTGCGCCACGTGCCACCACAGAAGCCCGCTTTCGGCTACGCCTCCCAAGTGCGGCAGTTGTCACACCAAGGAAATCGACCCCGCCAATCCCAACCGTCCCAGCCTCAAGGCTGCCTATCACCTCCAGTGCATGGGTTGCCACCAGGGTATGAACGTGGGTCGTCCTAAGAACACCGACTGCACCACTTGTCATAAGGCCCGCCCGTAG
- the hmcB gene encoding sulfate respiration complex iron-sulfur protein HmcB: MNRRKFLAIMGSAGVISALGTAKVANAGVHTFPYYADSYGVLHDTTRCIGCRRCEEACNAVNHLPKPKKPFTDLSVTATKRRTSAYEWTVVNKYNVNGKDVFRKLQCFHCNDPACASACFAKCFQKQPDGSVTYEGSQCVGCRYCMVACPFYVPGFQYDEAFDPLVQKCTFCEPRLKEGKLPGCVEACPMDALTFGRRSDLIRIARSRITENPGKYVNYVYGEHDAGGTAWMVLSPAVAAPAAAKDAKAHDAHADTSELKQLGLDKHLGTQPMGELTYGALGTVPMIVAFWPVLFGGAYAMTKRREAIFKAEKDAHVKETKDDLAAAVDAAVRKIEETQGPGAADTARRAMTDALKAREAECCKEHGEDK; encoded by the coding sequence ATGAATCGCAGAAAATTCCTGGCCATCATGGGAAGCGCGGGCGTGATTTCGGCATTGGGCACTGCCAAGGTGGCCAATGCCGGGGTACACACCTTCCCCTACTATGCAGACAGCTACGGCGTGCTGCATGACACCACGCGCTGCATCGGCTGCCGCCGTTGCGAAGAAGCCTGCAACGCGGTGAACCACCTGCCCAAGCCCAAAAAACCCTTCACCGACCTTTCGGTGACTGCCACCAAGCGCCGCACTTCGGCCTATGAGTGGACAGTGGTTAACAAGTACAACGTCAACGGCAAGGACGTGTTCCGCAAGTTGCAGTGCTTCCACTGCAACGACCCGGCCTGCGCCTCTGCCTGTTTTGCCAAATGCTTCCAGAAGCAGCCCGACGGCAGCGTGACCTACGAAGGTTCGCAGTGCGTGGGCTGCCGGTACTGCATGGTTGCCTGTCCTTTCTATGTGCCGGGCTTCCAGTATGATGAGGCGTTCGATCCCCTGGTGCAGAAGTGCACCTTCTGCGAACCCCGCCTCAAGGAAGGCAAGCTGCCCGGTTGCGTGGAAGCCTGCCCCATGGACGCCCTGACCTTTGGCCGCCGCAGCGACCTGATCAGGATTGCCCGCTCGCGCATCACTGAAAATCCCGGCAAGTACGTGAACTACGTTTACGGCGAACACGATGCCGGCGGTACCGCGTGGATGGTGCTTTCTCCTGCCGTGGCTGCTCCTGCCGCCGCCAAGGACGCCAAGGCCCATGATGCCCACGCCGACACCAGCGAACTCAAGCAACTTGGGCTCGACAAGCACCTGGGCACGCAGCCCATGGGCGAGTTGACCTACGGCGCTCTGGGTACCGTGCCCATGATCGTGGCCTTCTGGCCTGTGCTGTTTGGCGGTGCGTACGCCATGACCAAACGCCGCGAAGCCATCTTCAAGGCGGAGAAGGACGCACACGTCAAGGAGACCAAGGACGATCTGGCCGCAGCCGTTGACGCAGCAGTGCGCAAGATTGAGGAAACCCAGGGTCCGGGCGCTGCCGACACAGCCCGCCGCGCAATGACCGACGCCTTGAAGGCTCGGGAAGCGGAGTGCTGCAAGGAGCACGGGGAGGATAAGTAA
- the lspA gene encoding signal peptidase II: MPRRYRILGIAAIVALVLDQASKWAVMQFIPEHRPITVIAGLFDLVNIRNRGAAFGFLNRSDIEWQFWLFLAATVVAVWAIVMLVRSSDEDPWLFAALGLVMGGALGNLVDRVRFRAVVDFLDVYWGDWHWPAFNIADSAIFVGAVLACLILWRKPQAVASDKGGKPTPGKGGTA; the protein is encoded by the coding sequence ATGCCAAGGCGTTATCGCATACTCGGCATTGCGGCCATTGTCGCCCTTGTTCTCGATCAGGCGAGCAAGTGGGCTGTCATGCAGTTCATACCCGAGCACAGACCCATCACGGTCATTGCCGGGCTGTTTGATCTGGTCAACATCCGCAATCGCGGCGCGGCCTTTGGTTTTTTGAACCGGTCCGACATTGAGTGGCAGTTCTGGCTTTTTCTCGCTGCCACGGTTGTGGCCGTTTGGGCCATTGTCATGCTGGTGCGCAGCTCGGATGAAGATCCCTGGCTGTTCGCGGCCCTTGGGCTTGTGATGGGGGGCGCGCTTGGCAATCTGGTTGACCGTGTGCGCTTTCGCGCCGTGGTGGACTTTCTGGATGTCTATTGGGGCGACTGGCACTGGCCAGCCTTCAATATAGCCGACTCGGCCATATTTGTGGGCGCGGTGCTGGCCTGCCTGATTCTCTGGCGCAAGCCCCAGGCTGTCGCCAGCGACAAAGGCGGCAAACCAACCCCCGGCAAGGGAGGAACCGCATGA
- a CDS encoding PLDc N-terminal domain-containing protein: MIFHWWHVLVVMFPMIPTLWSILHIWGHEFETPQQRALWLVLVVFLPCVGGIIYIFTGRKKVLGKVQN, translated from the coding sequence ATGATTTTTCATTGGTGGCATGTGCTTGTGGTAATGTTCCCCATGATCCCGACATTGTGGAGCATTCTGCACATATGGGGACATGAGTTTGAAACCCCGCAACAGCGCGCCCTGTGGCTTGTGCTGGTAGTTTTTCTGCCATGTGTGGGGGGAATCATCTATATTTTCACCGGACGAAAAAAAGTTCTGGGAAAAGTGCAAAATTGA
- the hmcC gene encoding sulfate respiration complex protein HmcC produces MAHHSIVIPTRDKLFNISEFLTPTPGNIISAIILAVGFVITVIRFTVGIGSVTNLSDVQPWGMWIGFDLLCGVCLAAGGYFTTVACYIMGMKHFHSAVRPAITTAFLGYAFVVIALLYDLGHPLRLPFMFFFPGTTSVLFEVGLCVATYVSVLLIEFSVAPLEWMSCRYPWLIKVRKIVVKCTIPLTIFGVTLSTLHQSSLGSLYLISPGKVFPLWYSPFMPMFFFVSSMAAGASMVIFEGMLAHRGVHHYMDKTHLREADDVTFSFARAASFILFAYFMLKLIDMLVQANFPYLFTGYGAWWLVEMLGFVLMPALIYAKGARDRNLTLCRIGATNTVLGIVLNRFNVSMIAFNYNLPSAERYFPSIWEICISMFVVTMIVTVYRFIVYNMPVLYEHPDFKGEH; encoded by the coding sequence ATGGCACACCACAGCATAGTTATTCCCACCAGGGACAAGCTGTTCAATATCAGCGAATTCCTGACGCCCACCCCCGGCAACATCATTTCTGCCATCATTCTGGCCGTGGGCTTTGTTATCACCGTTATCCGCTTTACCGTGGGTATCGGCTCCGTCACCAACCTCAGCGATGTGCAGCCATGGGGCATGTGGATCGGCTTTGACCTTCTGTGCGGCGTGTGTCTTGCAGCGGGCGGCTATTTTACCACTGTCGCCTGCTACATCATGGGCATGAAGCACTTCCACTCGGCGGTGCGTCCGGCCATCACCACAGCCTTTTTGGGCTACGCCTTCGTGGTTATCGCCCTGCTGTACGATCTGGGCCATCCGCTGCGTCTGCCCTTCATGTTCTTCTTCCCCGGCACCACGTCCGTTCTGTTTGAAGTGGGCCTGTGCGTGGCGACCTACGTTTCCGTGCTGCTCATCGAATTCTCGGTGGCCCCGCTGGAATGGATGTCCTGCCGCTACCCCTGGCTCATCAAGGTTCGCAAAATCGTGGTCAAGTGCACCATTCCGTTGACCATCTTCGGTGTGACCCTGTCCACCCTGCACCAGTCCTCGCTGGGTTCGCTCTACCTGATCTCCCCCGGCAAGGTCTTCCCCCTGTGGTACTCGCCCTTCATGCCCATGTTCTTCTTTGTGAGCTCCATGGCCGCTGGCGCGTCCATGGTTATCTTTGAAGGCATGCTGGCCCACCGCGGCGTGCACCACTACATGGACAAAACCCACCTGCGTGAAGCTGACGACGTGACCTTCAGCTTTGCCCGCGCGGCTTCGTTCATTCTCTTCGCCTACTTCATGCTCAAGCTTATCGACATGCTTGTGCAGGCCAACTTCCCCTACCTCTTCACGGGTTACGGGGCCTGGTGGCTGGTGGAAATGCTGGGCTTTGTGCTGATGCCCGCCCTGATCTACGCCAAGGGCGCGCGTGACCGCAATCTGACCCTGTGCCGCATTGGCGCGACCAACACGGTGCTGGGCATCGTGCTGAACCGCTTCAACGTTTCCATGATCGCCTTCAACTACAACTTGCCGTCGGCGGAACGCTACTTCCCCAGCATCTGGGAAATCTGCATCTCCATGTTTGTGGTGACCATGATCGTCACGGTCTACCGCTTCATCGTTTACAACATGCCGGTGCTGTACGAACACCCAGACTTCAAGGGCGAGCACTAA
- a CDS encoding HypC/HybG/HupF family hydrogenase formation chaperone codes for MCLAIPARIEELQGEGMARVRVGESSTFLTASIMLLPEEPKVGDYVIVHAGFALHTMTPQEAEDSLSALRELAQAMDGAPANF; via the coding sequence ATGTGTCTTGCCATACCAGCCAGAATTGAAGAACTCCAGGGAGAGGGCATGGCCCGCGTGCGCGTGGGCGAAAGCTCCACCTTTCTCACCGCCTCTATCATGCTGCTGCCCGAAGAACCCAAGGTCGGCGATTATGTGATCGTACACGCCGGTTTTGCCCTGCACACCATGACGCCGCAAGAAGCTGAAGACAGCCTGTCGGCCCTTCGCGAACTGGCCCAGGCCATGGATGGCGCTCCGGCAAACTTCTGA
- the miaA gene encoding tRNA (adenosine(37)-N6)-dimethylallyltransferase MiaA produces MPETTSAPLPVICLAGPTGSGKTAAALALAAALDGEVVNADSRQVYADFPLITAQPSPEERASCPHHLYGFLPTENKISAGRWAEAAVDKVRDILARGKTPLLVGGTGLYFQALLRGMAEIPPVDPQLTAAITARVDAQGAPALHAELAQADPAYAAKIHPNDRQRIVRALEVCQSTGRPFTWWHSNSMSTPLCVGPLLTLDASLVWLEPRLARRLDLMLAGGALDEARAAMSHCADPAAPGWSGIGCAEALAHLQGRLSLEDCRSLWLRNTRAYAKRQLTWFRARPEAQWLPPDDPAAVVEAACRFWQKARSS; encoded by the coding sequence ATGCCTGAAACGACTTCTGCGCCGCTGCCGGTTATCTGCCTGGCCGGGCCTACCGGCTCGGGCAAAACGGCAGCGGCGCTTGCCCTGGCTGCTGCCCTTGACGGCGAGGTAGTCAACGCTGATTCGCGTCAGGTCTATGCCGATTTTCCCTTGATTACGGCCCAACCCTCGCCAGAAGAACGCGCCTCGTGCCCGCACCACCTGTATGGTTTCTTGCCCACTGAGAACAAGATCAGCGCTGGCCGATGGGCAGAAGCCGCCGTGGACAAGGTGCGCGACATCCTTGCACGTGGCAAAACGCCTCTGCTGGTGGGCGGCACGGGCTTATACTTTCAGGCTTTGCTGCGGGGCATGGCGGAAATTCCGCCCGTTGACCCGCAACTCACCGCTGCGATCACCGCCCGCGTGGACGCCCAGGGCGCGCCCGCCCTGCATGCCGAACTGGCGCAAGCCGACCCCGCCTATGCCGCCAAAATCCACCCCAACGACCGGCAGCGCATCGTCCGCGCGCTGGAGGTCTGCCAAAGCACGGGGCGTCCCTTTACGTGGTGGCACAGTAATTCCATGAGTACGCCGCTCTGCGTCGGCCCCCTGCTGACGCTGGACGCGTCCCTGGTATGGCTTGAGCCACGACTGGCCCGCCGCCTTGACCTCATGCTCGCGGGCGGCGCGCTGGACGAGGCCCGCGCGGCCATGAGCCATTGCGCCGACCCTGCCGCGCCGGGCTGGTCGGGCATTGGCTGCGCCGAAGCGCTGGCGCACTTGCAGGGCCGCCTTTCTCTTGAGGACTGCCGCTCCCTCTGGCTGCGCAACACGAGGGCCTACGCCAAGCGCCAGCTTACGTGGTTTCGCGCACGGCCCGAGGCCCAATGGCTGCCCCCGGACGATCCCGCCGCAGTCGTGGAGGCCGCCTGCCGCTTCTGGCAGAAGGCGCGCAGCAGCTAA
- the rnk gene encoding nucleoside diphosphate kinase regulator: protein MKEYPNITVTSKDAARLETLLETLPADGFPGRKDLEEELYRANVVAPEEVPPSVVTMNSTVRFAMLPSGTERRLKLVYPGKSDASEDSISILAPVGSALLGLSEGDDIRWPNPNGGTLHLVVQEVEDQPERAGHYDL, encoded by the coding sequence ATGAAAGAATATCCTAATATTACCGTTACGAGCAAGGATGCAGCGAGGCTGGAAACCCTGTTGGAGACCTTGCCCGCTGATGGCTTCCCCGGCCGCAAGGATCTGGAAGAAGAGCTCTACCGCGCAAACGTTGTGGCCCCCGAAGAAGTGCCGCCCTCAGTGGTGACCATGAACTCCACCGTGCGTTTTGCCATGCTGCCTTCCGGTACCGAGCGCCGCCTGAAGCTGGTATACCCCGGCAAATCAGACGCCAGCGAAGACTCCATTTCCATTCTGGCCCCTGTGGGCAGTGCGCTGCTGGGGCTTTCCGAAGGCGATGACATCCGCTGGCCCAACCCCAACGGCGGGACCCTGCACCTTGTGGTACAGGAAGTGGAAGACCAGCCGGAACGCGCCGGGCACTATGACCTGTAA
- the ileS gene encoding isoleucine--tRNA ligase, translating to MSDYKKTLNLPQTAFPMKANLAQREPETLKKWDAINSYEAMVEASGSKGTYMLHDGPPYANGHIHMGTALNKILKDIIVKSRNMAGFASRYVPGWDCHGLPIEHKVEQELKEKKKTLPAHVVRKLCRDYASKWIDVQRKEFRRLGVLGNWEDPYMSMRPAYEAATARELANFVETGGVMRSKKPIYWCCSCHTALAEAEVEYYDHTSPSIFVRFPLQDDGLKKVFSAADPAHAYVVIWTTTPWTLPDNMAVCLHPEFTYVLVEVDGAQYVLAEELLASCAEQFGWSEPKILGRASGEQLEGLKARHPFYDRVSPIILGQHVTLEAGTGCVHTAPGHGREDYEVGLKYGLEIYSPMDDAGRFLPTVQFFAGLNVFEANPKVIEKLEEVGALLRQAKIKHSYPHCWRCKQPVIFRATTQWFISMEKNDLRGRALKAIDEQVRWIPAWGRERIHNMIEFRPDWCISRQRQWGVPIMALLCEDCGEAWNDPNWMRDICDRFAKHPTGCDYWYEAELSEIVPEGLACPHCGGNHWKRETDILDVWFDSGTSFAAVLEQRPELAYPADLYLEGSDQHRGWFHSSLLVSEGTRQRAPYKAVLTHGYVVDGEGRKMSKSIGNVIAPQELIEKFGAEIVRLWVSSVEYREDIRISDEILGRLVDAYRRIRNTCRFILGNLEGLGKDDLLPLNELMPLDRFAIDAAARVHDRVQQAYMDFDFHKVYHTLHNYCVTDLSSMYLDVLKDRLYASGPASAERRSAQTALWHILGLLLRDMAPVLSFTAEEIFAHLPEGLRGAEPTVFALQPIDSAPLLLDEGTRDDWNVLTAVRGAVTKAIEPMRRDGVIGHSLDTRVTLFVADELRQRLEGLNTDLRAFCIVSQIALQPLESAPQGAYCDEEIAGLAIGVEKAHGEKCERCWIYSTELGTDAEHPTLCPRCTAVIKAMEA from the coding sequence ATGAGCGATTATAAGAAAACATTGAACTTGCCTCAGACCGCCTTTCCCATGAAAGCCAACCTGGCCCAGCGTGAGCCGGAAACCCTGAAGAAATGGGATGCCATTAACAGCTACGAAGCAATGGTTGAAGCTTCCGGCAGCAAGGGAACCTACATGCTGCACGATGGCCCTCCCTATGCCAACGGCCACATCCACATGGGCACGGCCCTGAACAAGATTCTCAAGGACATTATTGTTAAATCGCGCAACATGGCGGGTTTTGCCTCGCGTTATGTGCCGGGCTGGGACTGTCACGGCCTACCCATTGAGCACAAGGTTGAGCAGGAACTGAAAGAAAAGAAAAAGACCCTGCCCGCCCATGTGGTGCGCAAGCTCTGCCGCGACTACGCCTCCAAGTGGATTGACGTGCAGCGCAAGGAATTTCGCCGGCTCGGCGTGCTTGGCAACTGGGAAGATCCCTACATGAGCATGCGCCCCGCCTATGAGGCCGCTACCGCTCGCGAGCTTGCCAACTTTGTGGAAACGGGCGGCGTCATGCGCTCCAAAAAGCCCATCTACTGGTGCTGCTCGTGCCATACGGCCCTCGCAGAGGCAGAGGTGGAGTACTACGACCACACGTCCCCTTCCATCTTTGTGCGCTTCCCCTTGCAGGACGATGGCCTGAAAAAGGTTTTCTCCGCTGCGGATCCCGCCCATGCTTATGTGGTCATCTGGACCACCACCCCCTGGACTCTGCCGGACAACATGGCCGTGTGCCTGCACCCCGAGTTCACCTATGTTCTGGTGGAAGTGGACGGCGCGCAATACGTGCTGGCCGAAGAGCTGCTCGCCTCCTGCGCGGAGCAGTTCGGCTGGAGCGAACCCAAAATCCTTGGCCGCGCCAGCGGCGAACAGCTTGAAGGCCTCAAGGCCCGCCACCCCTTCTATGACCGCGTGTCGCCCATCATCCTGGGCCAGCACGTCACCCTTGAAGCTGGCACGGGCTGCGTTCACACCGCCCCCGGCCATGGCCGCGAAGACTACGAAGTGGGTCTCAAATACGGCCTCGAAATCTATTCGCCCATGGACGACGCCGGGCGCTTTTTGCCCACGGTGCAGTTTTTTGCCGGGTTGAATGTTTTTGAAGCCAACCCCAAGGTCATTGAAAAGCTTGAAGAAGTCGGCGCATTGCTGCGTCAGGCCAAGATCAAGCACTCCTATCCGCACTGCTGGCGCTGCAAGCAGCCGGTTATTTTCCGCGCTACCACCCAGTGGTTCATCAGCATGGAAAAGAACGACCTTCGCGGCCGCGCGCTCAAGGCCATTGACGAGCAGGTGCGCTGGATCCCCGCCTGGGGCCGCGAACGCATCCACAACATGATCGAATTCCGGCCTGACTGGTGCATCTCGCGCCAGCGCCAGTGGGGCGTGCCCATCATGGCTCTGCTCTGCGAAGACTGCGGCGAAGCCTGGAACGACCCCAACTGGATGCGCGACATCTGCGACCGCTTTGCCAAGCACCCCACCGGTTGCGACTACTGGTACGAAGCAGAGCTTTCGGAAATCGTGCCGGAAGGCCTTGCCTGCCCGCACTGCGGCGGCAACCACTGGAAGCGCGAAACAGACATCCTTGATGTGTGGTTTGACTCCGGCACCAGCTTTGCCGCTGTGCTGGAACAGCGGCCCGAGCTTGCCTACCCCGCCGACCTGTATCTGGAAGGTTCGGATCAGCACCGGGGCTGGTTCCACAGCTCCCTGCTGGTAAGCGAAGGCACGCGCCAGCGCGCGCCCTACAAGGCTGTGCTCACACATGGCTATGTGGTGGACGGCGAAGGACGCAAGATGTCCAAGTCCATCGGCAACGTCATTGCACCGCAAGAACTCATTGAAAAGTTCGGTGCAGAAATCGTGCGCCTGTGGGTTTCTTCAGTGGAATACCGTGAGGACATCCGCATTTCCGACGAAATTCTTGGCCGCCTTGTGGATGCCTACCGCCGCATCCGCAACACCTGCCGCTTCATCCTTGGCAACCTTGAAGGCCTCGGCAAGGATGACCTGCTGCCGCTGAACGAGTTGATGCCTCTTGACCGCTTTGCCATTGACGCTGCGGCCCGGGTTCACGACCGTGTGCAGCAGGCCTATATGGATTTTGACTTCCACAAGGTCTACCACACCCTTCACAACTACTGCGTGACCGACCTTTCGTCCATGTATCTGGACGTGCTGAAAGACCGCCTCTACGCTTCCGGCCCCGCCAGCGCGGAACGACGCTCGGCCCAGACCGCCCTGTGGCACATTCTTGGTCTGTTGCTGCGCGACATGGCCCCGGTGCTTTCCTTCACTGCGGAAGAAATCTTTGCGCATCTGCCCGAAGGCCTGCGCGGTGCGGAACCCACGGTATTTGCCCTGCAGCCCATTGATTCTGCCCCCCTTCTGCTTGACGAAGGCACGCGCGACGACTGGAACGTGCTCACCGCCGTGCGCGGGGCCGTGACAAAGGCCATTGAACCCATGCGGCGCGACGGTGTTATCGGCCACTCGCTCGACACCCGCGTGACTCTCTTTGTGGCAGACGAACTGCGTCAGCGCCTTGAAGGCCTGAACACAGACCTGCGCGCCTTCTGCATTGTTTCGCAAATCGCCCTGCAACCCCTTGAAAGCGCACCGCAAGGCGCGTACTGCGATGAAGAAATCGCCGGGCTTGCCATTGGCGTGGAAAAGGCTCACGGCGAAAAGTGCGAACGTTGCTGGATTTACAGCACGGAACTTGGCACCGATGCGGAGCATCCCACGCTCTGCCCCCGCTGCACCGCCGTTATCAAGGCCATGGAAGCGTAA
- a CDS encoding phenylalanine--tRNA ligase beta subunit-related protein yields MLMPEISIAPELRSIWPDTALGCVFWSAPVRTEEPQLWQFFNRNILPGLRQRLENTELADMPQIGPSRQAFKAFGRDPGRVRISSEALYRRVRQGKDLYRINSAVDANNLVSLETGFSLGTYDLARLSGNIVLRAGREGEAYAGIGKDELDLYRMPLLADDQGAFGCPCSDSRRAMIAEDGPDTSSPRRLLTVIYGFSGAGHVSDALNIAQKHLEVFAGAQMFASSVLC; encoded by the coding sequence ATGCTCATGCCCGAAATTTCCATTGCCCCGGAATTACGTTCGATCTGGCCGGATACCGCCCTCGGCTGTGTTTTCTGGTCTGCTCCTGTTCGAACCGAGGAACCGCAGTTGTGGCAATTCTTCAACCGGAATATTTTGCCCGGTTTGCGCCAACGTCTTGAAAACACGGAACTTGCCGACATGCCGCAGATAGGCCCCTCGCGTCAGGCCTTCAAGGCTTTTGGGCGCGATCCGGGCCGGGTACGTATTTCTTCCGAGGCCCTCTACCGCCGCGTGCGGCAGGGCAAGGATCTGTACCGCATAAACTCCGCAGTGGATGCCAACAATCTGGTTTCGCTTGAAACGGGCTTTTCGCTTGGCACCTACGATCTTGCCCGCCTGAGCGGCAATATTGTGTTGCGCGCGGGGCGAGAAGGCGAAGCCTATGCGGGCATTGGCAAGGACGAGCTCGACCTCTACCGCATGCCTCTTCTGGCAGATGATCAGGGCGCGTTCGGCTGCCCTTGCAGCGATTCCCGCCGGGCCATGATTGCCGAGGACGGGCCGGACACATCTTCGCCCCGGCGTCTGCTCACAGTTATTTATGGCTTTTCCGGGGCCGGACACGTCTCTGATGCGCTGAACATCGCGCAGAAACATCTTGAAGTATTCGCGGGCGCACAGATGTTCGCCTCTTCCGTGCTCTGCTGA
- a CDS encoding peptidoglycan bridge formation glycyltransferase FemA/FemB family protein: MVDVIAKATNELNPTDILFQTPYWAQVKSHMGMAPLAFDIHSTKTWGDVLVLIKDHCGHKMALVPQGPEYAPSEDSYGQYLEDLSVALADRLEPDVAFIRYDLPWKSLYADEMQERGWCAFPEARIREMRMNMGTRFWNFKKASADMTVASSLVVDLDGSEDDILGRMKPKTRYNIGLARRKGVTVEKADSSNLADFYGLYEQTARRNGFAPCSSKQFSAMFRCNFGAKDEADIVFLLARHGGDILSGAIIGISGQHANFLYGASGNIKRNYMASSLMHWAGMRIARQLGCRSYEMGAVSPTPDATHPFNGLHQFKVGFGGHIELRSGSWDYPLNQGAYRAIQNAEAMYRELGA; the protein is encoded by the coding sequence ATGGTGGATGTGATCGCCAAGGCGACTAACGAACTGAATCCGACAGACATACTGTTTCAGACTCCCTACTGGGCACAGGTCAAATCGCATATGGGCATGGCCCCCCTGGCTTTTGACATTCATTCAACAAAAACCTGGGGCGATGTGCTAGTGCTCATAAAAGACCATTGCGGCCACAAGATGGCTCTTGTGCCACAGGGGCCGGAGTATGCGCCTTCTGAGGATTCATACGGGCAATATCTGGAAGACCTCTCCGTTGCCCTGGCAGACCGGCTTGAACCGGATGTGGCCTTTATCCGCTACGACCTGCCGTGGAAATCCCTGTATGCGGACGAAATGCAGGAGCGGGGATGGTGCGCCTTTCCTGAAGCGCGCATACGCGAAATGCGTATGAACATGGGCACCAGATTCTGGAACTTCAAAAAGGCTTCCGCAGACATGACTGTGGCCAGTTCGCTGGTAGTGGATCTTGACGGCAGCGAAGACGACATCCTTGGCAGAATGAAGCCCAAAACCCGCTACAACATCGGTCTGGCCCGGCGCAAGGGCGTGACTGTTGAGAAAGCAGATAGCAGCAACCTTGCTGATTTTTATGGCCTGTACGAACAGACCGCCAGAAGAAACGGCTTTGCCCCATGCAGCAGCAAACAGTTCTCGGCCATGTTCCGATGCAATTTCGGCGCAAAGGATGAAGCAGATATTGTATTTTTGCTGGCCCGGCATGGGGGTGATATCCTTTCCGGCGCTATCATCGGCATTTCAGGGCAACACGCCAACTTTCTGTACGGGGCCTCGGGCAATATCAAGCGCAACTATATGGCGTCCAGCCTCATGCACTGGGCAGGCATGCGCATTGCGCGGCAGCTTGGCTGCCGCAGTTACGAAATGGGCGCGGTCTCGCCCACGCCTGACGCCACCCACCCTTTCAACGGACTGCACCAGTTCAAGGTCGGCTTTGGCGGCCATATCGAGCTACGGAGCGGCTCGTGGGACTACCCCCTGAATCAGGGGGCATACCGCGCCATACAGAATGCCGAGGCCATGTACAGAGAACTTGGTGCATGA